A window of the Canis lupus baileyi chromosome 1, mCanLup2.hap1, whole genome shotgun sequence genome harbors these coding sequences:
- the HNRNPK gene encoding heterogeneous nuclear ribonucleoprotein K isoform X3, translating into METEQPEETFPNTETNGEFGKRPAEDMEEEQAFKRSRNTDEMVELRILLQSKNAGAVIGKGGKNIKALRTDYNASVSVPDSSGPERILSISADIETIGEILKKIIPTLEEGLQLPSPTATSQLPLESDAVECLNYQHYKGSDFDCELRLLIHQSLAGGIIGVKGAKIKELRENTQTTIKLFQECCPHSTDRVVLIGGKPDRVVECIKIILDLISESPIKGRAQPYDPNFYDETYDYGGFTMMFDDRRGRPVGFPMRGRGGFDRMPPGRGGRPMPPSRRDYDDMSPRRGPPPPPPGRGGRGGSRARNLPLPPPPPPRGGDLMAYDRRGRPGDRYDGMVGFSADETWDSAIDTWSPSEWQMAYEPQGGSGYGGRGSYGDLGGPIITTQVTIPKDLAGSIIGKGGQRIKQIRHESGASIKIDEPLEGSEDRIITITGTQDQIQNAQYLLQNSVKQYADVEGF; encoded by the exons ATGGAAACTGAACAGCCAGAGGAAACCTTCCCCAACACCGAAACCAATGGTGAATTTG GTAAACGCCCTGCAGAAGATATGGAAGAGGAACAAGCTTTTAAAAGATCTAGAAACACTGATGAGATGGTTGAACTACGCATTTTGCTTCAGAGCAAG AATGCTGGGGCAGTGATTggaaaaggaggcaagaatattaAGGCTCTCCGTACAGAC TACAATGCCAGTGTTTCAGTCCCAGACAGCAGTGGCCCCGAGCG CATATTGAGTATCAGTGCTGATATTGAGACAATTGGAGAAATTCTGAAGAAAATCATCCCTACCTTGGAAGAG GGCCTGCAGTTGCCATCACCCACTGCAACCAGCCAGCTCCCGCTCGAATCTGATGCTGTGGAATGCTTAAAT TACCAACACTATAAAGGAAGTGACTTTGACTGCGAGTTGAGACTGTTGATTCATCAGAGTCTGGCAGGAGGAATTATTGGGGTCAAAGGTGCTAAAATCAAAGAACTTCGAGAG AACACACAGACAACAATCAAGCTTTTCCAGGAATGCTGTCCTCATTCCACTGACAGAGTTGTTCTTATTGGAGGAAAACCTGATAGGGTGGTAGAGTGCATCAAGATCATCCTTGATCTTATATCAGAG tctcCCATCAAAGGACGTGCACAGCCTTATGATCCCAATTTTTATGATGAAACCTACGATTATGGTGGCTTTACAATGATGTTTGATGACCGCCGTGGACGCCCTGTGGGATTTCCCATGCGGGGGAGAGGTGGTTTTGACAGAATGCCTCCTGGTCGGGGTGGGCGTCCTATGCCTCCATCCAGAAGAGATTATGACGATATGAGCCCTCGCCGAggacctcctcctccacctcctggaAGAGGTGGCCGGGGTGGTAGTAGAGCTCGgaatcttcctcttcctcctccaccaccacctagAGGAGG GGATCTCATGGCCTATGACAGAAGAGGAAGACCTGGAGACCGCTACGATGGCATG GTTGGTTTCAGTGCTGATGAAACTTGGGACTCTGCAATAGATACATGGAGCCCATCAGAATGGCAGATGGCTTATGAACCACAG ggTGGCTCCGGATATG GGGGTCGTGGCTCATATGGTGATCTTGGTGGACCTATTATTACTACACAAGTAACTATTCCCAAAGAT ttGGCTGGATCTATTATTGGCAAAGGTGGTCAGCGGATTAAGCAAATCCGTCATGAGTCAGGAGCTTCGATCAAAATTGATGAACCTCTAGAAGGGTCTGAAGATCGGATCATTACCATTACAGGAACACAGGACCAGATACAGAATGCACAGTATTTGCTGCAGAACAG tgtGAAGCAGTATGCAGATGTTGAAGGATTCTAA
- the HNRNPK gene encoding heterogeneous nuclear ribonucleoprotein K isoform X4 — translation METEQPEETFPNTETNGEFGKRPAEDMEEEQAFKRSRNTDEMVELRILLQSKNAGAVIGKGGKNIKALRTDYNASVSVPDSSGPERILSISADIETIGEILKKIIPTLEEYQHYKGSDFDCELRLLIHQSLAGGIIGVKGAKIKELRENTQTTIKLFQECCPHSTDRVVLIGGKPDRVVECIKIILDLISESPIKGRAQPYDPNFYDETYDYGGFTMMFDDRRGRPVGFPMRGRGGFDRMPPGRGGRPMPPSRRDYDDMSPRRGPPPPPPGRGGRGGSRARNLPLPPPPPPRGGDLMAYDRRGRPGDRYDGMVGFSADETWDSAIDTWSPSEWQMAYEPQGGSGYDYSYAGGRGSYGDLGGPIITTQVTIPKDLAGSIIGKGGQRIKQIRHESGASIKIDEPLEGSEDRIITITGTQDQIQNAQYLLQNSVKQYADVEGF, via the exons ATGGAAACTGAACAGCCAGAGGAAACCTTCCCCAACACCGAAACCAATGGTGAATTTG GTAAACGCCCTGCAGAAGATATGGAAGAGGAACAAGCTTTTAAAAGATCTAGAAACACTGATGAGATGGTTGAACTACGCATTTTGCTTCAGAGCAAG AATGCTGGGGCAGTGATTggaaaaggaggcaagaatattaAGGCTCTCCGTACAGAC TACAATGCCAGTGTTTCAGTCCCAGACAGCAGTGGCCCCGAGCG CATATTGAGTATCAGTGCTGATATTGAGACAATTGGAGAAATTCTGAAGAAAATCATCCCTACCTTGGAAGAG TACCAACACTATAAAGGAAGTGACTTTGACTGCGAGTTGAGACTGTTGATTCATCAGAGTCTGGCAGGAGGAATTATTGGGGTCAAAGGTGCTAAAATCAAAGAACTTCGAGAG AACACACAGACAACAATCAAGCTTTTCCAGGAATGCTGTCCTCATTCCACTGACAGAGTTGTTCTTATTGGAGGAAAACCTGATAGGGTGGTAGAGTGCATCAAGATCATCCTTGATCTTATATCAGAG tctcCCATCAAAGGACGTGCACAGCCTTATGATCCCAATTTTTATGATGAAACCTACGATTATGGTGGCTTTACAATGATGTTTGATGACCGCCGTGGACGCCCTGTGGGATTTCCCATGCGGGGGAGAGGTGGTTTTGACAGAATGCCTCCTGGTCGGGGTGGGCGTCCTATGCCTCCATCCAGAAGAGATTATGACGATATGAGCCCTCGCCGAggacctcctcctccacctcctggaAGAGGTGGCCGGGGTGGTAGTAGAGCTCGgaatcttcctcttcctcctccaccaccacctagAGGAGG GGATCTCATGGCCTATGACAGAAGAGGAAGACCTGGAGACCGCTACGATGGCATG GTTGGTTTCAGTGCTGATGAAACTTGGGACTCTGCAATAGATACATGGAGCCCATCAGAATGGCAGATGGCTTATGAACCACAG ggTGGCTCCGGATATG attattccTATGCAGGGGGTCGTGGCTCATATGGTGATCTTGGTGGACCTATTATTACTACACAAGTAACTATTCCCAAAGAT ttGGCTGGATCTATTATTGGCAAAGGTGGTCAGCGGATTAAGCAAATCCGTCATGAGTCAGGAGCTTCGATCAAAATTGATGAACCTCTAGAAGGGTCTGAAGATCGGATCATTACCATTACAGGAACACAGGACCAGATACAGAATGCACAGTATTTGCTGCAGAACAG tgtGAAGCAGTATGCAGATGTTGAAGGATTCTAA
- the RMI1 gene encoding recQ-mediated genome instability protein 1 isoform X1 → MNVTNIALRVETWLLATWHVKVPLTWLEACVNWVQEENDNVNLSQAQMNKQVFEQWLLTDLRDLEHPLLPDGILEVPKGELTGFFALQINSLVDVSQPAYSQIQKLRGKNTTNDLITAETQVTPKPWEAKPSRMLMLQLTDGIVQIQGMEYQSIPVLHSDLPPGTKILIYGNISFRLGVLLLKPENVKLLGGEVDALLEEYAQEKVLARLIGEPDPIVSVIPNNPNQSIPGITDVLDPALGPSDEELLASLDENEFAAINDTSLDRRFFSTDSSSNTITTRQSSFEEQRIISPKPKEKPPDPSMCFTDGELDDFSLEEALLLEETVQKEQMETEELQPLTLNRTPDESIEIVSQMETEELQPLTLNRTPDESTIERVSHKPNTLGNFSLTCKSRNNNWNKKNLSEQMINEGKSFCSPSAGDQNSSVFSVHNNVPLPHDFTNKDSETDNKIKQTFSSIDGHSLNNKISISNGELVNYVPKSSSHISNENDHHLQTCSRSSEYSTPLSSAMDLYSPPFIYLSILMASRPKKITTVKVKAFIVTLTGNLSSSGGIWSITAKISDGTAYLDVDFADEILTSLIGFSVPEMKQSKKDPLQYQKFLDGLQKCQRDLIDLCCLMTISFNPSLSKAMVLALQDVKTEHLENLKKRLNK, encoded by the coding sequence atgaatgtaaCTAATATTGCATTAAGAGTTGAAACCTGGCTTTTAGCTACGTGGCATGTTAAAGTACCTCTAACGTGGTTGGAAGCTTGTGTTAACTGGGTTCAAGAGGAAAATGATAATGTTAATTTGAGTCAagcacaaatgaataaacaagtattCGAGCAATGGCTTCTTACTGATCTGAGAGATTTGGAACACCCTCTTTTACCTGATGGCATTTTGGAAGTTCCAAAAGGAGAACTGACTGGATTTTTTGCTCTGCAGATTAATTCATTGGTTGATGTCAGTCAGCCTGCATATTCCCAGATACAGAAGCTGAGAGGAAAGAACACAACGAATGACCTAATTACAGCTGAAACACAGGTCACCCCAAAACCTTGGGAAGCAAAGCCTTCACGCATGTTGATGCTACAGCTAACTGATGGAATTGTACAAATACAGGGAATGGAATATCAGTCTATTCCAGTTCTTCATAGTGATCTTCCCCCAGGTACAAAAATTTTGATTTATGGAAACATTTCTTTCCGCCTTGGCGTGCTCTTATTGAAACCAGAAAATGTGAAGCTGTTGGGAGGAGAAGTAGATGCTCTTTTAGAAGAATATGCCCAAGAAAAAGTACTTGCAAGATTAATTGGGGAACCTGATCCTATAGTTTCAGTTATACCAAATAATCCTAACCAAAGCATCCCAGGAATTACAGATGTTCTAGATCCTGCATTAGGACCTTCTGATGAAGAACTCTTGGCAAGTCTTGATGAAAATGAGTTTGCAGCAATTAATGATACCTCCTTAGACAGAAGATTTTTCAGTACAGATAGTTCTTCAAATACTATTACCACAAGGCAGTCAAGCTTTGAAGAACAACGTATTATTTCtccaaaaccaaaagagaaacCACCAGATCCATCCATGTGTTTCACTGATGGGGAATTAGATGACTTTTCACTGGAGGAGGCCTTGCTTTTAGAAGAAACTGTCcagaaagaacaaatggaaacTGAAGAATTGCAGCCATTGACTTTGAACAGAACCCCAGATGAAAGTATAGAGATAGTTTCACAAATGGAAACTGAAGAATTGCAGCCATTGACTTTGAACAGAACCCCAGATGAGAGTACAATAGAAAGAGTCTCACATAAACCTAATACTCTGGGTAATTTTTCTTTGACTtgcaaaagcagaaataataattggaacaaaaaaaatttatctgaACAAATGATTAATGAAGGCAAATCTTTTTGTAGTCCATCTGCTGGAGACCAAAACAGTAGTGTTTTTTCAGTTCATAATAATGTACCCCTTCCCCatgattttacaaataaagactcagagacagacaataaaataaaacaaaccttcAGCAGTATAGATGGACAttccttaaataataaaatatcaatatcaaatGGAGAGCTGGTAAATTATGTACCAAAAAGCAGTTCACACATTTCTAATGAAAATGATCACCATTTACAGACTTGTTCAAGATCATCAGAGTACAGCACTCCTCTTTCTAGTGCCATGGATTTATATTCTCCACCctttatctatttgtctattctaaTGGCCAGCAGACCAAAGAAAATTACAACAGTGAAGGTCAAAGCATTTATTGTAACCTTAACTGGAAATCTTTCAAGTTCTGGTGGCATTTGGAGTATAACAGCAAAGATTTCTGATGGTACTGCATATCTAGATGTAGACTTTGCAGATGAAATACTTACTAGTTTGATAGGGTTTTCAGTACCAGAAATGAAACAGTCAAAAAAGGACCCTCTTCAATACCAAAAGTTCCTGGATGGTTTGCAGAAGTGTCAGAGAGATTTAATAGATTTGTGCTGTCTAATgactatttcatttaatccttcctTGTCTAAAGCAATGGTACTGGCATTGCAAGATGTTAAAACAGAACACCTTGAGAACCTAAAGAAACGACTGAATAAATGA
- the HNRNPK gene encoding heterogeneous nuclear ribonucleoprotein K isoform X5 — protein sequence METEQPEETFPNTETNGEFGKRPAEDMEEEQAFKRSRNTDEMVELRILLQSKNAGAVIGKGGKNIKALRTDYNASVSVPDSSGPERILSISADIETIGEILKKIIPTLEEYQHYKGSDFDCELRLLIHQSLAGGIIGVKGAKIKELRENTQTTIKLFQECCPHSTDRVVLIGGKPDRVVECIKIILDLISESPIKGRAQPYDPNFYDETYDYGGFTMMFDDRRGRPVGFPMRGRGGFDRMPPGRGGRPMPPSRRDYDDMSPRRGPPPPPPGRGGRGGSRARNLPLPPPPPPRGGDLMAYDRRGRPGDRYDGMVGFSADETWDSAIDTWSPSEWQMAYEPQGGSGYDYSYAGGRGSYGDLGGPIITTQVTIPKDLAGSIIGKGGQRIKQIRHESGASIKIDEPLEGSEDRIITITGTQDQIQNAQYLLQNSVKQYSGKFF from the exons ATGGAAACTGAACAGCCAGAGGAAACCTTCCCCAACACCGAAACCAATGGTGAATTTG GTAAACGCCCTGCAGAAGATATGGAAGAGGAACAAGCTTTTAAAAGATCTAGAAACACTGATGAGATGGTTGAACTACGCATTTTGCTTCAGAGCAAG AATGCTGGGGCAGTGATTggaaaaggaggcaagaatattaAGGCTCTCCGTACAGAC TACAATGCCAGTGTTTCAGTCCCAGACAGCAGTGGCCCCGAGCG CATATTGAGTATCAGTGCTGATATTGAGACAATTGGAGAAATTCTGAAGAAAATCATCCCTACCTTGGAAGAG TACCAACACTATAAAGGAAGTGACTTTGACTGCGAGTTGAGACTGTTGATTCATCAGAGTCTGGCAGGAGGAATTATTGGGGTCAAAGGTGCTAAAATCAAAGAACTTCGAGAG AACACACAGACAACAATCAAGCTTTTCCAGGAATGCTGTCCTCATTCCACTGACAGAGTTGTTCTTATTGGAGGAAAACCTGATAGGGTGGTAGAGTGCATCAAGATCATCCTTGATCTTATATCAGAG tctcCCATCAAAGGACGTGCACAGCCTTATGATCCCAATTTTTATGATGAAACCTACGATTATGGTGGCTTTACAATGATGTTTGATGACCGCCGTGGACGCCCTGTGGGATTTCCCATGCGGGGGAGAGGTGGTTTTGACAGAATGCCTCCTGGTCGGGGTGGGCGTCCTATGCCTCCATCCAGAAGAGATTATGACGATATGAGCCCTCGCCGAggacctcctcctccacctcctggaAGAGGTGGCCGGGGTGGTAGTAGAGCTCGgaatcttcctcttcctcctccaccaccacctagAGGAGG GGATCTCATGGCCTATGACAGAAGAGGAAGACCTGGAGACCGCTACGATGGCATG GTTGGTTTCAGTGCTGATGAAACTTGGGACTCTGCAATAGATACATGGAGCCCATCAGAATGGCAGATGGCTTATGAACCACAG ggTGGCTCCGGATATG attattccTATGCAGGGGGTCGTGGCTCATATGGTGATCTTGGTGGACCTATTATTACTACACAAGTAACTATTCCCAAAGAT ttGGCTGGATCTATTATTGGCAAAGGTGGTCAGCGGATTAAGCAAATCCGTCATGAGTCAGGAGCTTCGATCAAAATTGATGAACCTCTAGAAGGGTCTGAAGATCGGATCATTACCATTACAGGAACACAGGACCAGATACAGAATGCACAGTATTTGCTGCAGAACAG tgtGAAGCAGTATTCTGGAAAGTTTTTCTAA
- the HNRNPK gene encoding heterogeneous nuclear ribonucleoprotein K isoform X1 has product METEQPEETFPNTETNGEFGKRPAEDMEEEQAFKRSRNTDEMVELRILLQSKNAGAVIGKGGKNIKALRTDYNASVSVPDSSGPERILSISADIETIGEILKKIIPTLEEGLQLPSPTATSQLPLESDAVECLNYQHYKGSDFDCELRLLIHQSLAGGIIGVKGAKIKELRENTQTTIKLFQECCPHSTDRVVLIGGKPDRVVECIKIILDLISESPIKGRAQPYDPNFYDETYDYGGFTMMFDDRRGRPVGFPMRGRGGFDRMPPGRGGRPMPPSRRDYDDMSPRRGPPPPPPGRGGRGGSRARNLPLPPPPPPRGGDLMAYDRRGRPGDRYDGMVGFSADETWDSAIDTWSPSEWQMAYEPQGGSGYDYSYAGGRGSYGDLGGPIITTQVTIPKDLAGSIIGKGGQRIKQIRHESGASIKIDEPLEGSEDRIITITGTQDQIQNAQYLLQNSVKQYADVEGF; this is encoded by the exons ATGGAAACTGAACAGCCAGAGGAAACCTTCCCCAACACCGAAACCAATGGTGAATTTG GTAAACGCCCTGCAGAAGATATGGAAGAGGAACAAGCTTTTAAAAGATCTAGAAACACTGATGAGATGGTTGAACTACGCATTTTGCTTCAGAGCAAG AATGCTGGGGCAGTGATTggaaaaggaggcaagaatattaAGGCTCTCCGTACAGAC TACAATGCCAGTGTTTCAGTCCCAGACAGCAGTGGCCCCGAGCG CATATTGAGTATCAGTGCTGATATTGAGACAATTGGAGAAATTCTGAAGAAAATCATCCCTACCTTGGAAGAG GGCCTGCAGTTGCCATCACCCACTGCAACCAGCCAGCTCCCGCTCGAATCTGATGCTGTGGAATGCTTAAAT TACCAACACTATAAAGGAAGTGACTTTGACTGCGAGTTGAGACTGTTGATTCATCAGAGTCTGGCAGGAGGAATTATTGGGGTCAAAGGTGCTAAAATCAAAGAACTTCGAGAG AACACACAGACAACAATCAAGCTTTTCCAGGAATGCTGTCCTCATTCCACTGACAGAGTTGTTCTTATTGGAGGAAAACCTGATAGGGTGGTAGAGTGCATCAAGATCATCCTTGATCTTATATCAGAG tctcCCATCAAAGGACGTGCACAGCCTTATGATCCCAATTTTTATGATGAAACCTACGATTATGGTGGCTTTACAATGATGTTTGATGACCGCCGTGGACGCCCTGTGGGATTTCCCATGCGGGGGAGAGGTGGTTTTGACAGAATGCCTCCTGGTCGGGGTGGGCGTCCTATGCCTCCATCCAGAAGAGATTATGACGATATGAGCCCTCGCCGAggacctcctcctccacctcctggaAGAGGTGGCCGGGGTGGTAGTAGAGCTCGgaatcttcctcttcctcctccaccaccacctagAGGAGG GGATCTCATGGCCTATGACAGAAGAGGAAGACCTGGAGACCGCTACGATGGCATG GTTGGTTTCAGTGCTGATGAAACTTGGGACTCTGCAATAGATACATGGAGCCCATCAGAATGGCAGATGGCTTATGAACCACAG ggTGGCTCCGGATATG attattccTATGCAGGGGGTCGTGGCTCATATGGTGATCTTGGTGGACCTATTATTACTACACAAGTAACTATTCCCAAAGAT ttGGCTGGATCTATTATTGGCAAAGGTGGTCAGCGGATTAAGCAAATCCGTCATGAGTCAGGAGCTTCGATCAAAATTGATGAACCTCTAGAAGGGTCTGAAGATCGGATCATTACCATTACAGGAACACAGGACCAGATACAGAATGCACAGTATTTGCTGCAGAACAG tgtGAAGCAGTATGCAGATGTTGAAGGATTCTAA
- the RMI1 gene encoding recQ-mediated genome instability protein 1 isoform X2, which produces MFLFQMINSLVDVSQPAYSQIQKLRGKNTTNDLITAETQVTPKPWEAKPSRMLMLQLTDGIVQIQGMEYQSIPVLHSDLPPGTKILIYGNISFRLGVLLLKPENVKLLGGEVDALLEEYAQEKVLARLIGEPDPIVSVIPNNPNQSIPGITDVLDPALGPSDEELLASLDENEFAAINDTSLDRRFFSTDSSSNTITTRQSSFEEQRIISPKPKEKPPDPSMCFTDGELDDFSLEEALLLEETVQKEQMETEELQPLTLNRTPDESIEIVSQMETEELQPLTLNRTPDESTIERVSHKPNTLGNFSLTCKSRNNNWNKKNLSEQMINEGKSFCSPSAGDQNSSVFSVHNNVPLPHDFTNKDSETDNKIKQTFSSIDGHSLNNKISISNGELVNYVPKSSSHISNENDHHLQTCSRSSEYSTPLSSAMDLYSPPFIYLSILMASRPKKITTVKVKAFIVTLTGNLSSSGGIWSITAKISDGTAYLDVDFADEILTSLIGFSVPEMKQSKKDPLQYQKFLDGLQKCQRDLIDLCCLMTISFNPSLSKAMVLALQDVKTEHLENLKKRLNK; this is translated from the exons ATGTTCCTGTTCCAGATG ATTAATTCATTGGTTGATGTCAGTCAGCCTGCATATTCCCAGATACAGAAGCTGAGAGGAAAGAACACAACGAATGACCTAATTACAGCTGAAACACAGGTCACCCCAAAACCTTGGGAAGCAAAGCCTTCACGCATGTTGATGCTACAGCTAACTGATGGAATTGTACAAATACAGGGAATGGAATATCAGTCTATTCCAGTTCTTCATAGTGATCTTCCCCCAGGTACAAAAATTTTGATTTATGGAAACATTTCTTTCCGCCTTGGCGTGCTCTTATTGAAACCAGAAAATGTGAAGCTGTTGGGAGGAGAAGTAGATGCTCTTTTAGAAGAATATGCCCAAGAAAAAGTACTTGCAAGATTAATTGGGGAACCTGATCCTATAGTTTCAGTTATACCAAATAATCCTAACCAAAGCATCCCAGGAATTACAGATGTTCTAGATCCTGCATTAGGACCTTCTGATGAAGAACTCTTGGCAAGTCTTGATGAAAATGAGTTTGCAGCAATTAATGATACCTCCTTAGACAGAAGATTTTTCAGTACAGATAGTTCTTCAAATACTATTACCACAAGGCAGTCAAGCTTTGAAGAACAACGTATTATTTCtccaaaaccaaaagagaaacCACCAGATCCATCCATGTGTTTCACTGATGGGGAATTAGATGACTTTTCACTGGAGGAGGCCTTGCTTTTAGAAGAAACTGTCcagaaagaacaaatggaaacTGAAGAATTGCAGCCATTGACTTTGAACAGAACCCCAGATGAAAGTATAGAGATAGTTTCACAAATGGAAACTGAAGAATTGCAGCCATTGACTTTGAACAGAACCCCAGATGAGAGTACAATAGAAAGAGTCTCACATAAACCTAATACTCTGGGTAATTTTTCTTTGACTtgcaaaagcagaaataataattggaacaaaaaaaatttatctgaACAAATGATTAATGAAGGCAAATCTTTTTGTAGTCCATCTGCTGGAGACCAAAACAGTAGTGTTTTTTCAGTTCATAATAATGTACCCCTTCCCCatgattttacaaataaagactcagagacagacaataaaataaaacaaaccttcAGCAGTATAGATGGACAttccttaaataataaaatatcaatatcaaatGGAGAGCTGGTAAATTATGTACCAAAAAGCAGTTCACACATTTCTAATGAAAATGATCACCATTTACAGACTTGTTCAAGATCATCAGAGTACAGCACTCCTCTTTCTAGTGCCATGGATTTATATTCTCCACCctttatctatttgtctattctaaTGGCCAGCAGACCAAAGAAAATTACAACAGTGAAGGTCAAAGCATTTATTGTAACCTTAACTGGAAATCTTTCAAGTTCTGGTGGCATTTGGAGTATAACAGCAAAGATTTCTGATGGTACTGCATATCTAGATGTAGACTTTGCAGATGAAATACTTACTAGTTTGATAGGGTTTTCAGTACCAGAAATGAAACAGTCAAAAAAGGACCCTCTTCAATACCAAAAGTTCCTGGATGGTTTGCAGAAGTGTCAGAGAGATTTAATAGATTTGTGCTGTCTAATgactatttcatttaatccttcctTGTCTAAAGCAATGGTACTGGCATTGCAAGATGTTAAAACAGAACACCTTGAGAACCTAAAGAAACGACTGAATAAATGA
- the HNRNPK gene encoding heterogeneous nuclear ribonucleoprotein K isoform X2, which yields METEQPEETFPNTETNGEFGKRPAEDMEEEQAFKRSRNTDEMVELRILLQSKNAGAVIGKGGKNIKALRTDYNASVSVPDSSGPERILSISADIETIGEILKKIIPTLEEGLQLPSPTATSQLPLESDAVECLNYQHYKGSDFDCELRLLIHQSLAGGIIGVKGAKIKELRENTQTTIKLFQECCPHSTDRVVLIGGKPDRVVECIKIILDLISESPIKGRAQPYDPNFYDETYDYGGFTMMFDDRRGRPVGFPMRGRGGFDRMPPGRGGRPMPPSRRDYDDMSPRRGPPPPPPGRGGRGGSRARNLPLPPPPPPRGGDLMAYDRRGRPGDRYDGMVGFSADETWDSAIDTWSPSEWQMAYEPQGGSGYDYSYAGGRGSYGDLGGPIITTQVTIPKDLAGSIIGKGGQRIKQIRHESGASIKIDEPLEGSEDRIITITGTQDQIQNAQYLLQNSVKQYSGKFF from the exons ATGGAAACTGAACAGCCAGAGGAAACCTTCCCCAACACCGAAACCAATGGTGAATTTG GTAAACGCCCTGCAGAAGATATGGAAGAGGAACAAGCTTTTAAAAGATCTAGAAACACTGATGAGATGGTTGAACTACGCATTTTGCTTCAGAGCAAG AATGCTGGGGCAGTGATTggaaaaggaggcaagaatattaAGGCTCTCCGTACAGAC TACAATGCCAGTGTTTCAGTCCCAGACAGCAGTGGCCCCGAGCG CATATTGAGTATCAGTGCTGATATTGAGACAATTGGAGAAATTCTGAAGAAAATCATCCCTACCTTGGAAGAG GGCCTGCAGTTGCCATCACCCACTGCAACCAGCCAGCTCCCGCTCGAATCTGATGCTGTGGAATGCTTAAAT TACCAACACTATAAAGGAAGTGACTTTGACTGCGAGTTGAGACTGTTGATTCATCAGAGTCTGGCAGGAGGAATTATTGGGGTCAAAGGTGCTAAAATCAAAGAACTTCGAGAG AACACACAGACAACAATCAAGCTTTTCCAGGAATGCTGTCCTCATTCCACTGACAGAGTTGTTCTTATTGGAGGAAAACCTGATAGGGTGGTAGAGTGCATCAAGATCATCCTTGATCTTATATCAGAG tctcCCATCAAAGGACGTGCACAGCCTTATGATCCCAATTTTTATGATGAAACCTACGATTATGGTGGCTTTACAATGATGTTTGATGACCGCCGTGGACGCCCTGTGGGATTTCCCATGCGGGGGAGAGGTGGTTTTGACAGAATGCCTCCTGGTCGGGGTGGGCGTCCTATGCCTCCATCCAGAAGAGATTATGACGATATGAGCCCTCGCCGAggacctcctcctccacctcctggaAGAGGTGGCCGGGGTGGTAGTAGAGCTCGgaatcttcctcttcctcctccaccaccacctagAGGAGG GGATCTCATGGCCTATGACAGAAGAGGAAGACCTGGAGACCGCTACGATGGCATG GTTGGTTTCAGTGCTGATGAAACTTGGGACTCTGCAATAGATACATGGAGCCCATCAGAATGGCAGATGGCTTATGAACCACAG ggTGGCTCCGGATATG attattccTATGCAGGGGGTCGTGGCTCATATGGTGATCTTGGTGGACCTATTATTACTACACAAGTAACTATTCCCAAAGAT ttGGCTGGATCTATTATTGGCAAAGGTGGTCAGCGGATTAAGCAAATCCGTCATGAGTCAGGAGCTTCGATCAAAATTGATGAACCTCTAGAAGGGTCTGAAGATCGGATCATTACCATTACAGGAACACAGGACCAGATACAGAATGCACAGTATTTGCTGCAGAACAG tgtGAAGCAGTATTCTGGAAAGTTTTTCTAA